One window of Quercus robur chromosome 5, dhQueRobu3.1, whole genome shotgun sequence genomic DNA carries:
- the LOC126726671 gene encoding uncharacterized protein LOC126726671: protein MMCFRGGVSTVMIAIYGPLILMTLTMMNADHSESHELRPSDHGLEFQTNTPSSSDSEKSPPPEMMSFFGNSSSTSSDVAMPKALNSNSSSSSAAGDDDDTSWWGNNAGRGKSKDHVRDVLLVGSVACGLTGVVLLVISALLYIFKFRKQRSPSPLPQQQPPPPTLALPSSAALSCHDNDSGNKLQIVVRDSY, encoded by the coding sequence atgatgtGTTTTAGAGGAGGAGTGTCTACGGTGATGATCGCTATCTACGGGCCGTTGATCTTGATGACCTTGACCATGATGAACGCTGACCATTCAGAATCCCACGAATTGCGACCGTCGGATCACGGCCTGGAGTTCCAGACCAACACTCCCAGCTCATCAGACTCAGAGAAGTCACCGCCGCCGGAGATGATGTCGTTTTTCGGCAACTCTTCTTCTACCTCGTCCGACGTGGCAATGCCCAAAGCCCTGAATTCCaattcctcctcctcctccgccgCCGGCGACGACGACGACACGTCGTGGTGGGGCAACAACGCTGGTCGCGGTAAGAGTAAAGACCACGTGAGGGACGTGTTGTTGGTGGGCAGTGTAGCTTGTGGTTTAACCGGTGTCGTTTTGTTAGTGATTTCTGCTTTGCTTTATATCTTCAAGTTTCGAAAACAAAGATCGCCGTCGCCACTgccacaacaacaaccaccaccgcCAACACTAGCACTGCCATCGTCAGCAGCATTATCTTGTCATGATAATGATAGTGGTAATAAACTACAAATAGTAGTCCGTGATTCTTATTAA
- the LOC126726672 gene encoding probable receptor-like protein kinase At1g30570, producing the protein MERVQCWEVFALMSLVIISAFVKTGEAQSKSFLINCGTNFSVNVDGRRWVGDLVPDGNLNLSSPSIAASIAALSDSSNFGPLYRTARFFTDSLNYTFEGIQGNYFVRLHFCPFSFGNYNVNESAFDVVANGLKLVSKFNVPSEISHKNSNSQSSGSNSSSFFLIKEYILPINMDVLVVEFLPVKGSLGFINAIEIVPIVDKLFADSISRVGDNSVNLSGRSIQTMYRLNVGGSEVKSNQDSNLWRTWEMDFSYMITANAGSEISNSSNITHASTNDSSVAPLLVYETARTMSNTGVLEKRFNMSWKFEVDPDFDYLIRLHFCELVFNVPKQRIFRIYINNKTAADNFDVFERSGGMNKAYHQDYIDAVSSKTKTLWIQLGPETAAGAAGTDALLNALEIFKLSQGGSLAYVEPYDSTGNSVGNSKTKILWVGIGAGVTSVVMLGVIISFIYCFCRRQREKLSDTKNNSPGWRPLFLNGSILNNSANGKRATGSQYPYGSVASTRVGKQFTLPEICAATNNFDDSLVIGVGGFGKVYKGEIEDGTLVAIKRSNPQSEQGLAEFETEIEMLSKLRHRHLVSMIGFCDEQNEMILVYEYMANGTLRSHLFGSDLSPLTWKQRLEACIGAARGLYYLHTGADRGIIHRDVKTTNILLDEKFVAKMSDFGLSKTGPALDHTHVSTAVKGSFGYLDPEYYRRQHLTEKSDVYSFGVVLFEVVCARAVINPSLPKDQINLAEWAMGWQRQRSLETIIDSRLKGNYSPESLKKFGEIAEKCLADEGKNRPTMGEVLWYLEYVLQLQEAWMCTNNAENCFSSSPALGVLEEAAVEKKQEPHSLDEETNSGGKMVCQE; encoded by the coding sequence ATGGAGAGGGTCCAATGTTGGGAAGTCTTTGCTCTAATGTCTTTGGTGATAATCTCTGCTTTTGTTAAAACTGGAGAAGCTCAGTCAAAGTCTTTTCTGATAAATTGTGGTACAAATTTTAGTGTTAATGTGGATGGTAGGAGATGGGTTGGTGACTTGGTCCCTGATGGCAATCTCAACCTCAGTTCTCCCAGCATTGCTGCATCCATTGCTGCGCTAAGCGATAGTTCAAATTTTGGACCTCTCTACAGAACTGCTCGGTTTTTTACAGATAGTTTGAATTACACTTTTGAAGGAATTCAAGGGAACTATTTCGTTAGGCTCCATTTCTGTCCATTCTCATTTGGGAATTACAATGTAAATGAGTCTGCATTTGATGTTGTTGCAAATGGTCTAAAATTGGTCTCAAAATTCAATGTTCCCAGTGAGATATCACATAAGAATTCAAACTCGCAGAGTTCAGGAAGCAATTCAAGTTCATTCTTTTTGATTAAGGAGTACATTTTACCCATCAATATGGATGTGCTTGTGGTAGAGTTCTTGCCAGTAAAAGGATCATTAGGGTTCATAAATGCCATTGAGATTGTCCCCATTGTAGATAAGCTTTTTGCAGATTCAATTAGTAGAGTGGGTGACAATAGTGTGAATTTGAGTGGAAGGAGCATCCAGACCATGTATAGGTTGAATGTAGGAGGTTCTGAAGTTAAATCCAATCAAGATTCAAATCTTTGGAGAACATGGGAAATGGATTTCAGCTACATGATCACAGCAAATGCTGGCTCAGAGATCAGTAACAGTTCGAATATTACCCATGCTTCCACGAATGATTCCTCTGTGGCTCCTCTTCTTGTTTATGAAACAGCAAGAACAATGTCCAACACTGGAGTCCTAGAGAAAAGGTTCAACATGTCGTGGAAATTTGAGGTTGATCCTGATTTTGATTATTTGATCCGATTACACTTCTGTGAGCTGGTTTTTAATGTACCAAAGCAAAGGATTTTCAGAATCTATATAAATAACAAGACTGCAGCAGACAATTTTGATGTTTTTGAGCGATCAGGAGGGATGAATAAAGCATATCACCAGGACTACATTGATGCTGTGTCATCCAAAACTAAGACACTTTGGATTCAACTAGGTCCTGAGACAGCAGCTGGTGCTGCAGGAACTGATGCCCTCTTGAACGCGTTGGAGATTTTCAAGCTGAGCCAAGGTGGGAGCCTTGCCTATGTAGAGCCTTATGATTCTACTGGGAATTCAGTAGgcaattcaaaaactaaaattctTTGGGTGGGTATAGGAGCCGGTGTAACTTCTGTTGTTATGCTCGGAGTTATAATCAGCTTCATCTATTGTTTCTGCAGACgccaaagagaaaaattgagtgatacCAAAAACAACTCTCCTGGTTGGAGGCCATTATTCCTTAATGGGTCTATTTTAAATAACTCAGCCAATGGCAAGAGAGCAACTGGAAGCCAATATCCATATGGATCTGTGGCCTCTACTAGGGTTGGCAAACAGTTTACACTGCCAGAGATTTGTGCAGCTACAAACAATTTTGATGACAGTTTAGTGATTGGAGTAGGAGGTTTTGGCAAGGTGTACAAAGGAGAGATTGAAGATGGCACCCTTGTTGCAATAAAGCGGTCAAACCCACAATCTGAGCAAGGTCTGGCTGAATTTGAAACAGAGATTGAGATGCTTTCAAAGCTCAGACACAGGCATTTGGTGTCCATGATTGGGTTCTGTGATGAACAAAATGAGATGATTTTGGTTTACGAGTATATGGCAAATGGGACTCTTAGAAGTCACCTCTTTGGAAGTGATCTCTCACCATTGACTTGGAAGCAGCGATTAGAAGCATGTATCGGTGCTGCACGAGGACTTTATTACCTTCATACAGGAGCAGACCGGGGAATAATCCACAGGGATGTTAAGACGACTAACATACTATTAGATGAAAAGTTTGTAGCAAAAATGTCTGACTTTGGGCTGTCAAAAACTGGTCCTGCTTTGGATCACACCCATGTTAGTACTGCAGTAAAAGGAAGCTTCGGATATCTAGACCCTGAGTACTACAGACGACAGCATTTGACTGAGAAATCTGATGTTTACTCTTTTGGAGTAGTGTTGTTTGAAGTTGTTTGTGCTCGAGCTGTTATAAATCCAAGCTTGCCTAAAGATCAGATCAATCTTGCAGAGTGGGCAATGGGATGGCAACGGCAGAGATCACTAGAAACTATAATTGACTCTCGTCTAAAAGGAAATTATTCTCCAGAGTCCTTGAAGAAGTTTGGAGAGATAGCAGAAAAATGTCTTGCTGATGAGGGGAAGAACCGGCCTACAATGGGGGAAGTTTTGTGGTACTTGGAGTATGTCTTGCAACTCCAGGAAGCTTGGATGTGCACCAATAATGCAGAAAATTGCTTTTCAAGTAGTCCAGCTTTGGGGGTTTTAGAAGAAGCAGCAGTAGAAAAGAAGCAAGAACCTCACAGCTTAGATGAAGAGACCAATTCAGGTGGCAAAATGGTATGCCAAGAATAA